One Paenibacillus riograndensis SBR5 DNA segment encodes these proteins:
- a CDS encoding helix-turn-helix transcriptional regulator: protein MTDKVIRIFKIINAIQSNPGITASALAIRCDVNIRTVYRDLEIISHFAPVTNEGRGTGYKFLGKFFLYPLDFSEQEALAFSLLPSFLNQDKIPPGFHTAYDKVMGTHLKEKSKQNGILENIADIIQMGKPAYRKKSRNFLQPIIGAILEQRSIRAIYHSQSRNALTQREIDPYYLIPRDQRFYLIGYCHLKQAIRTFRISRFQEVEVTDRSFDKGNFNIKKYLKNTWSIDRGNKNIKFRVRFHPEIARYIKEEELFVHPWMSDENDGSLLFEVTVNNEKEFTKWILQYGPNAEILEPASAREGLKVQLEQWMRLYQK from the coding sequence ATGACTGACAAAGTAATTCGAATCTTCAAGATTATTAACGCCATCCAGTCCAATCCCGGAATTACCGCCTCGGCTCTGGCCATCAGATGTGATGTGAACATTAGGACGGTCTACAGGGATTTGGAGATCATTAGCCATTTTGCACCTGTAACGAACGAGGGCAGGGGGACGGGCTATAAGTTTTTGGGAAAGTTTTTTCTCTACCCGCTGGATTTCTCCGAACAGGAAGCATTGGCCTTCTCTCTTTTACCCTCATTTCTGAATCAGGACAAAATCCCCCCAGGATTCCATACTGCGTATGACAAGGTCATGGGCACCCATCTGAAGGAAAAATCCAAACAGAACGGAATACTTGAAAATATTGCTGATATTATTCAAATGGGCAAACCTGCATACCGCAAAAAAAGCCGGAATTTCCTGCAGCCGATTATTGGTGCCATTCTGGAGCAGCGGAGTATCCGGGCCATCTATCATTCCCAATCCCGCAATGCGCTCACACAGCGCGAGATCGATCCGTATTACCTGATTCCGCGGGACCAGCGTTTTTATCTGATTGGGTACTGTCATCTGAAGCAGGCGATCCGCACTTTTCGCATCAGCCGTTTTCAGGAGGTGGAGGTGACTGACCGGAGCTTTGATAAAGGGAATTTTAATATAAAAAAATATCTGAAAAACACCTGGTCCATCGACCGCGGCAACAAAAACATCAAATTCAGGGTGCGGTTTCATCCCGAAATCGCCCGTTACATTAAAGAAGAGGAGCTGTTCGTTCATCCCTGGATGAGCGATGAGAATGATGGCAGCCTGTTGTTTGAAGTGACTGTCAATAATGAAAAGGAATTCACCAAGTGGATTCTGCAATATGGGCCGAACGCGGAAATTCTCGAACCGGCCTCGGCCAGAGAAGGGCTGAAAGTGCAGTTGGAGCAGTGGATGAGGCTTTATCAAAAGTGA
- the katA gene encoding catalase KatA has protein sequence MSESPNKLTTSWGAPVGDNQNSMTAGSRGPTLLQDVHLLEKLAHFNRERVPERVVHAKGAGAHGYFEVTQDLSKYTKAAFLSEVGKRTPMFIRFSTVAGELGSADTVRDPRGFAVKFYTEEGNYDLVGNNTPVFFIRDAIKFPDFIHTQKRHPQTHLKNPNAVWDFWSLSPESLHQVTILMSDRGIPATLRHMHGFGSHTFKWVNADGAAVWVKYHFKTEQGVKNLDVKLAAQIAGENPDYHTEDLFNAIDQGDFPAWRLYVQIMPVEDADTYRFDPFDVTKVWSQKDYPLIEVGRMVLDRNPENYFAEVEQATFSPGSFVPGIEASPDKMLQGRLFAYGDAHRYRVGANHNQLPINRPVAEVNNNQRDGAMIHGNNGGGSVYYEPNSFGGAAESPAHKPAAFDVSGKADSVPYDHDDHYTQPGDLYRLLSEEERARLVRNIVGAMTPVEKDEIKLRQIGHFYKADPEFGQRVAAGLGLTVPQQGE, from the coding sequence ATGAGCGAGAGCCCTAACAAACTTACAACAAGCTGGGGAGCACCTGTAGGTGACAACCAGAACTCCATGACTGCCGGTTCCCGTGGACCAACACTGCTGCAGGATGTTCATTTGCTGGAAAAGCTGGCACATTTCAACCGGGAGCGTGTTCCGGAGCGTGTAGTTCATGCCAAAGGCGCCGGGGCTCATGGTTATTTTGAAGTCACTCAGGATTTATCCAAATATACCAAAGCAGCCTTCTTGTCGGAGGTGGGCAAACGCACGCCGATGTTCATTCGCTTCTCTACAGTAGCCGGGGAGCTGGGGTCTGCCGATACTGTGCGCGATCCCCGCGGCTTTGCCGTGAAATTTTATACCGAAGAAGGCAATTATGATCTGGTCGGCAATAATACGCCTGTCTTTTTTATCCGCGATGCGATTAAATTTCCGGACTTTATTCACACCCAGAAACGCCACCCTCAGACCCATCTCAAAAACCCCAATGCCGTCTGGGATTTCTGGTCCCTTTCGCCAGAGTCGCTGCATCAAGTGACGATTCTGATGTCAGACCGCGGCATACCGGCCACGCTCCGCCACATGCACGGCTTTGGGAGCCACACCTTCAAATGGGTGAATGCCGACGGTGCGGCAGTGTGGGTTAAATATCATTTTAAAACAGAGCAGGGTGTTAAAAATCTCGACGTGAAGCTTGCCGCCCAAATTGCCGGGGAGAACCCGGATTATCACACCGAGGATTTGTTCAATGCGATCGATCAAGGCGATTTCCCTGCCTGGAGACTGTATGTGCAGATTATGCCTGTAGAAGATGCCGATACGTACCGTTTCGATCCCTTCGATGTAACCAAAGTATGGTCGCAGAAGGATTATCCGCTCATTGAAGTAGGCCGCATGGTATTGGACCGCAACCCGGAAAATTACTTCGCGGAGGTGGAGCAGGCTACATTTTCTCCTGGCTCCTTCGTACCGGGAATAGAAGCTTCACCCGACAAAATGCTGCAGGGCCGCCTCTTCGCCTATGGTGATGCCCACCGCTACCGCGTAGGCGCCAACCACAACCAGCTGCCTATTAACCGGCCGGTTGCTGAGGTTAACAATAACCAGCGCGATGGCGCGATGATTCACGGGAACAACGGCGGCGGTTCCGTTTACTACGAGCCGAACAGCTTCGGCGGAGCGGCCGAGTCCCCGGCGCACAAGCCGGCAGCTTTTGACGTCTCGGGGAAAGCCGACAGTGTTCCTTATGATCATGACGATCACTATACCCAGCCCGGTGATCTCTACCGGCTGCTGAGTGAAGAAGAACGTGCACGCCTTGTCCGCAATATCGTTGGTGCCATGACACCTGTTGAGAAGGATGAGATCAAGCTCCGGCAGATCGGCCATTTCTACAAAGCAGATCCTGAATTCGGCCAGCGTGTAGCCGCTGGTCTGGGACTGACAGTACCACAGCAGGGCGAGTAA
- a CDS encoding GGDEF domain-containing protein, translating to MLDRLIRLPFTLTEEERRELRMLTLSENISRGKLFARIIIGIESALAVTDLAASIAKLHDSFHFSFYFMMYVLMIGLNVAFLLAATAYERDAKLMEGSYRLYEKLFTVYAYTFVIWGTAVTLSDQRLYGAVMAFVINLVGISVIFYFNNKMVLRLYAVSGGLLYIGLPFFQSSSDVLVGHYINLTVFLFFTWMASRILYVNFCSNYYNRILLGASHRKLEEQIIRNEKVHLELARANGELQRLSLTDALTEIPNRRAFDQQMQRLLSQNEEPGSLVAILMIDIDYFKPFNDNYGHAEGDRILKEVAQAIQAEMKGEGQFAARLGGEEFVAAAFDTGVDGAMELSERIRARVQQLAVPHEYSEVSVHLTVSIGAAAGEAANPEEIAQLMEHADKGLYLAKTGGRNRVSGASST from the coding sequence ATGCTGGACCGACTGATCAGACTGCCGTTCACGCTGACAGAGGAGGAACGCAGAGAACTGCGCATGCTTACGTTAAGCGAAAATATTTCCAGGGGTAAGCTGTTTGCCAGAATCATCATAGGCATTGAATCGGCTTTGGCAGTAACTGATCTGGCAGCATCCATTGCCAAGCTTCATGACAGCTTTCACTTCAGCTTTTACTTTATGATGTATGTTTTGATGATTGGACTGAATGTGGCTTTTTTGCTTGCAGCCACCGCCTATGAAAGAGATGCCAAGCTGATGGAGGGCAGCTACCGGTTGTATGAGAAGCTGTTCACCGTATATGCGTATACATTTGTGATCTGGGGTACAGCCGTCACATTGTCGGACCAGCGGCTTTACGGGGCTGTTATGGCTTTTGTTATTAACCTGGTGGGGATTTCGGTCATTTTTTATTTCAATAACAAGATGGTGCTGCGGCTGTATGCAGTCTCAGGAGGGCTGTTATATATCGGGCTTCCTTTTTTTCAGTCGTCTTCGGATGTGCTGGTTGGCCACTATATCAATCTGACGGTGTTCCTTTTTTTTACCTGGATGGCGTCAAGAATTTTGTATGTGAACTTCTGCAGCAATTATTACAACCGGATTCTGCTGGGAGCCAGCCACCGGAAGCTGGAGGAGCAAATTATCCGTAATGAAAAAGTACATCTGGAGCTGGCCCGGGCAAACGGGGAGCTGCAGAGGTTATCGCTTACCGATGCGCTGACGGAAATTCCAAACCGCCGGGCCTTTGATCAACAAATGCAGCGATTGTTAAGCCAAAATGAAGAACCTGGCAGTCTGGTTGCCATTCTCATGATAGATATCGATTATTTCAAGCCGTTCAACGACAACTATGGACATGCTGAAGGGGACAGGATCCTCAAAGAAGTGGCACAGGCGATTCAAGCGGAAATGAAGGGGGAAGGACAGTTTGCCGCCCGGCTGGGAGGCGAGGAGTTTGTGGCTGCAGCGTTTGATACCGGAGTGGACGGGGCAATGGAGCTTAGTGAAAGAATCCGTGCGCGCGTTCAGCAGTTGGCGGTTCCTCATGAGTATTCCGAGGTTAGCGTCCACCTTACGGTCAGCATTGGCGCAGCCGCAGGCGAAGCTGCAAATCCGGAGGAGATTGCGCAGCTTATGGAACACGCCGATAAGGGGTTGTATTTGGCCAAAACCGGCGGACGCAACAGAGTATCCGGCGCCAGCAGTACATAA
- the glgP gene encoding alpha-glucan family phosphorylase, producing MNEKQLPSVAYFSMEYGLHSDFKMYAGGLGILAGDYIKGARDIQAPIIPIGLKWKQGYTDQKIDASGKPYDSYHNNVYDFLEDTGVKVTVKVRKIDVVCKVWKTDHFGNSPLYLLDTDIPENGDAWITGQLYGWFGEERIAQEIVLGIGGVKAMRALQIPIDVYHFNEGHAALAAIELIREKMSGGSSFEEAWKATREEVVFTTHTPIKEGNETHPLDRLEYMGAFNGLTRDQMERIGGDPFNMTVAGLRLSRISNAVAQLHADTANKMWKEVAGRSEIIGITNAIHTPTWVDERMTRAFEEGGDLWATHKEIKGELISFIEERSGISLNADNLLIGFSRRAAPYKRSDLIFSQPEIIEPYLESGRIQIVFSGKAHPLDDTGKKIVSNLVAMMKKYPKSVVFLENYDMTIGAMLTRGSDIWLNNPRRPLEASGTSGMKAAMNGVLNCSILDGWWPEACIDGENGWQIGDGFETTDFAVLDKHDSDALYDTLLKRVLPTFYKDKDKWVQMMHKSIETTRTEFASKRMLEEYYNRMYIKG from the coding sequence GTGAACGAAAAGCAATTACCGTCAGTAGCTTATTTCAGCATGGAGTACGGACTGCATTCCGACTTCAAAATGTACGCCGGTGGCCTGGGCATCCTGGCCGGAGACTATATCAAGGGAGCCAGGGATATACAGGCTCCGATCATCCCCATCGGCCTCAAATGGAAGCAGGGTTATACGGACCAGAAGATCGATGCAAGCGGCAAACCTTACGACTCCTATCACAACAATGTCTATGATTTCCTTGAAGATACTGGAGTGAAGGTGACCGTTAAGGTCCGCAAGATTGATGTAGTCTGTAAAGTATGGAAAACCGACCATTTCGGCAATAGTCCCCTGTATTTGCTCGATACGGATATTCCCGAGAATGGCGATGCCTGGATTACAGGCCAGCTGTATGGCTGGTTTGGGGAAGAGCGGATTGCACAGGAGATTGTACTTGGGATTGGCGGAGTCAAAGCCATGCGTGCGCTGCAGATTCCGATCGACGTCTACCACTTCAACGAAGGGCATGCGGCACTGGCAGCCATCGAGCTGATCCGGGAAAAGATGTCCGGCGGCAGCTCCTTTGAAGAAGCCTGGAAAGCTACCCGGGAAGAGGTTGTGTTCACTACACATACACCGATCAAGGAAGGCAATGAGACGCACCCGCTGGACCGTTTGGAGTATATGGGCGCTTTTAACGGCTTGACCCGTGACCAAATGGAGCGGATCGGCGGCGATCCGTTCAATATGACGGTGGCCGGTCTGCGCCTGTCGCGTATTTCCAATGCAGTAGCCCAGCTCCATGCCGATACTGCAAATAAAATGTGGAAGGAAGTCGCCGGCAGATCGGAGATCATCGGCATCACCAATGCCATTCATACCCCAACCTGGGTGGATGAACGGATGACCCGCGCTTTTGAGGAAGGCGGCGACCTGTGGGCCACTCACAAGGAAATCAAAGGCGAGCTGATCAGCTTCATTGAAGAACGCTCGGGCATCTCGCTGAATGCGGACAATCTGCTCATCGGCTTCTCCCGGCGGGCTGCACCTTACAAACGCAGCGATCTGATTTTCTCCCAGCCGGAGATTATCGAGCCTTATCTGGAGAGCGGACGCATTCAAATCGTCTTCTCCGGCAAAGCCCATCCGCTGGATGACACCGGTAAAAAAATCGTCAGCAACCTCGTGGCGATGATGAAAAAATATCCGAAGAGCGTTGTCTTCCTTGAGAATTACGATATGACGATTGGTGCCATGCTGACACGCGGCTCTGATATCTGGCTCAACAATCCGCGCCGTCCGCTGGAAGCCAGCGGAACCTCCGGCATGAAGGCTGCCATGAACGGCGTGTTGAACTGCTCCATCCTCGACGGCTGGTGGCCGGAAGCCTGCATCGACGGTGAGAACGGCTGGCAGATCGGCGACGGCTTCGAGACTACAGACTTTGCGGTCCTGGATAAGCACGACAGCGATGCCTTGTACGACACCCTTCTGAAACGCGTACTCCCAACCTTCTACAAGGATAAGGATAAATGGGTACAAATGATGCACAAAAGCATCGAAACCACCCGTACCGAGTTCGCGAGCAAACGGATGCTGGAAGAATACTACAACCGGATGTACATCAAAGGTTAA
- a CDS encoding stalk domain-containing protein: MASAGVALQFQARFVSEALKATVKWEPESQSVVIYEE, translated from the coding sequence TTGGCTAGTGCTGGAGTAGCGTTGCAATTTCAGGCCCGTTTTGTCAGTGAAGCCTTAAAAGCTACTGTAAAATGGGAGCCGGAATCCCAATCCGTAGTCATCTACGAAGAGTAG
- the rbsK gene encoding ribokinase: MIIGSLNMDMVVRTSRAPNAGETLFGQGFALSPGGKGANQAAAAARLGADVQMIGRVGRDTFGSELLEVMRKEQINTEHIGQSETQTTGVASIVVDGEGENRIIVVPGANIEMGPADIAALEPVISQAEIVVMQLETDLAMCAHAAAVAHRHGIPVILNPAPARELDDEFLQHVTYLTPNETEAGILAGIAVNSVAEAEQAAHILLQKGVQNVIVTLGSKGALIVNKGGTLHIPGFPVQAVDTVAAGDSFNGALAWQLTQGKTLAEAARFANAVGALAVGKQGAIPSLPYLPEVEQFLQDAAGR, translated from the coding sequence GTGATAATCGGAAGTCTAAATATGGATATGGTGGTGCGCACAAGCCGGGCTCCGAATGCCGGTGAGACATTGTTCGGACAGGGCTTCGCTCTGTCTCCGGGCGGAAAAGGCGCGAATCAGGCGGCAGCCGCAGCCCGTCTCGGCGCAGATGTGCAGATGATCGGCAGAGTGGGCAGGGATACCTTCGGCAGCGAACTGCTGGAAGTGATGCGCAAGGAGCAAATCAATACCGAGCATATAGGGCAAAGTGAAACGCAGACTACAGGGGTCGCCTCTATTGTGGTGGACGGAGAAGGGGAGAACCGGATTATCGTTGTGCCTGGTGCGAATATCGAGATGGGACCAGCGGATATCGCAGCACTGGAGCCGGTCATCAGCCAGGCGGAAATTGTGGTTATGCAGCTGGAGACGGATCTTGCGATGTGTGCACATGCTGCCGCTGTCGCACATAGACATGGAATTCCTGTGATCCTGAACCCGGCCCCGGCCAGAGAGCTTGACGATGAATTTCTGCAGCATGTAACCTATCTGACTCCCAATGAGACGGAGGCGGGTATCCTGGCGGGAATAGCCGTGAACAGCGTTGCTGAGGCAGAGCAGGCGGCGCATATATTATTGCAAAAAGGGGTGCAGAACGTCATTGTGACCCTCGGCTCCAAAGGGGCGCTGATTGTGAATAAGGGAGGCACCCTGCATATTCCCGGGTTTCCGGTGCAAGCCGTGGATACGGTAGCTGCCGGCGATTCTTTTAACGGAGCCTTGGCCTGGCAGCTTACCCAAGGCAAAACACTGGCCGAAGCAGCCAGATTTGCTAATGCGGTCGGTGCGCTGGCGGTAGGCAAGCAGGGGGCGATTCCTTCGCTGCCGTATCTGCCGGAGGTTGAGCAGTTTCTGCAGGACGCTGCTGGACGGTAA
- the aroD gene encoding type I 3-dehydroquinate dehydratase: protein MSGTVTVKNVTLGEGIPKICVSLISAAMAELVAEAQALKELAPDLVEWRSDFFAEVEDLAAVRKTLAEISSVLPDTPLIFTFRSAREGGEREITTEYYIRLNQAAAESGYVDIIDVELFNEENVVRELVAAAHACGVFVIVSNHDFHGTPSQEEIVSRLRQAQALGGDLPKIAVMPQQAGDVLTLLAATNTMREQYADRPIITMSMAGEGVISRLAGEIFGSALTFGAAHKPSAPGQVAVAELRRVLELLHRSL, encoded by the coding sequence ATGAGCGGCACAGTAACGGTTAAAAATGTAACCCTCGGGGAGGGGATTCCCAAAATCTGCGTTTCGCTGATCAGTGCTGCGATGGCGGAGCTGGTGGCAGAGGCCCAAGCGCTGAAGGAGCTGGCACCGGATCTGGTGGAATGGCGGAGCGACTTTTTTGCCGAGGTGGAGGATCTTGCGGCAGTCCGGAAAACGCTCGCTGAGATTTCCTCCGTCCTGCCGGACACTCCGCTGATCTTCACGTTCCGCAGCGCCAGGGAAGGCGGCGAGCGGGAGATCACCACGGAATATTATATCCGGCTGAACCAGGCGGCCGCAGAAAGCGGCTATGTGGATATTATCGATGTGGAGCTGTTCAATGAGGAGAACGTGGTCCGCGAGCTGGTTGCCGCTGCCCATGCCTGCGGGGTATTCGTGATCGTCTCGAATCACGATTTCCACGGAACGCCGTCCCAGGAGGAGATTGTCTCCCGGCTGCGCCAGGCGCAGGCCCTTGGCGGGGATCTGCCGAAGATTGCTGTGATGCCGCAGCAGGCGGGCGATGTGCTGACCCTGCTGGCTGCGACAAATACGATGCGGGAGCAATATGCGGACCGCCCGATCATTACGATGTCTATGGCAGGGGAAGGTGTAATCAGCCGTCTGGCCGGAGAAATTTTCGGCTCGGCGCTGACGTTTGGCGCGGCACACAAGCCTTCGGCCCCGGGCCAGGTCGCTGTAGCCGAGCTGCGGAGGGTGCTGGAGCTGCTGCACCGCAGTCTATAG
- a CDS encoding carboxymuconolactone decarboxylase family protein translates to MTTERYERGWKKLMEVDGTGGAKVIESLRDISPDLGQFVIEFAFGDIYSREGLDLKQRQLITISALTALGGCEPQLTVHINAALNVGLSPKEIVEALLHCTPYAGFPRVLNATFVAKEVFEERGLAVPQH, encoded by the coding sequence ATGACTACAGAACGTTATGAACGCGGTTGGAAAAAGTTAATGGAGGTGGATGGCACCGGCGGGGCAAAGGTGATTGAGTCGCTGCGGGACATCTCTCCCGATTTGGGCCAATTTGTGATTGAATTTGCTTTTGGCGACATTTATTCCCGTGAAGGGCTGGACTTGAAGCAGCGTCAACTCATCACCATTTCCGCGCTTACCGCACTTGGCGGCTGCGAACCTCAACTCACCGTGCACATCAATGCTGCGCTTAACGTGGGGCTTTCACCCAAAGAGATTGTCGAAGCGCTCCTGCACTGCACGCCTTACGCCGGTTTTCCGCGGGTGCTCAACGCCACCTTTGTAGCCAAGGAGGTTTTCGAAGAACGGGGGCTGGCGGTACCCCAACATTGA
- a CDS encoding MerR family DNA-binding transcriptional regulator, with amino-acid sequence MDNLLSIQEMSRLTGLSAHTLRYYEKVGMLEGVARNE; translated from the coding sequence ATGGATAACTTACTGTCAATTCAAGAAATGTCCCGTCTGACGGGATTGTCTGCACATACGCTGCGGTATTATGAGAAGGTAGGCATGCTGGAGGGCGTGGCGCGGAATGAGTAG
- a CDS encoding MerR family DNA-binding protein, with the protein MAWVQFLVVLRELDIPIREMKRYSDLRGQGPSTVHERRLMLEAHRSRVEAQMRKLSGNLEKIAGKIKYYKEMEEEWVIKTNS; encoded by the coding sequence GTGGCTTGGGTACAATTCCTGGTCGTTCTGCGGGAACTGGACATCCCGATCCGGGAAATGAAACGTTACTCCGATCTGCGCGGCCAGGGGCCATCTACCGTCCATGAGCGGAGGTTGATGCTGGAAGCCCACCGGAGCAGGGTGGAGGCGCAGATGCGGAAGCTCAGCGGGAATCTGGAGAAGATTGCCGGGAAGATTAAGTATTACAAAGAAATGGAGGAAGAATGGGTTATAAAAACTAATTCCTAG
- a CDS encoding MerR family transcriptional regulator — protein sequence MEYTVQKLGALAGVSTRTLRYYDEIGILRPARINSSGYRIYGQAEVDRLQQILFYRELGLSLEGIKELVTAPSFDGARALREHHEKLLQRKQQLEMLILNVEKTLAQAEGRITMSNEEKFAGFKQKLIDDNEQKYGQEIREKYGEKAVEKSNRRLKNMTEEQHAAIQQVEAEMFSVLEQAMEDGDPASVLAQKAADLHRQWLTFHWDTYSKEAHAGVAQMYVDDERFTAYYDKTRPGTAKFLRDAVHVYAGTEQD from the coding sequence ATGGAATATACCGTGCAGAAGCTGGGGGCACTTGCGGGAGTCAGCACACGAACCCTGCGGTATTACGATGAGATTGGCATTCTGAGGCCGGCCAGAATCAACTCCTCGGGATACCGTATCTATGGGCAGGCCGAGGTGGACCGGCTGCAGCAGATCCTCTTTTACCGGGAGCTGGGCTTAAGCCTTGAAGGGATCAAGGAGCTTGTCACCGCGCCGTCCTTTGACGGAGCCCGGGCCTTGCGCGAACATCATGAGAAGCTGCTTCAGCGGAAACAACAATTGGAGATGCTGATCTTGAACGTCGAAAAAACACTGGCCCAGGCCGAAGGGAGAATAACCATGAGCAATGAAGAAAAATTCGCAGGCTTTAAGCAAAAGCTGATTGACGATAATGAGCAGAAGTATGGACAGGAAATCCGTGAGAAATATGGCGAGAAGGCCGTGGAGAAATCCAACCGCAGGCTGAAAAATATGACGGAAGAGCAGCATGCCGCCATTCAGCAGGTTGAGGCGGAGATGTTCAGTGTGCTGGAGCAGGCGATGGAGGATGGCGATCCGGCAAGTGTGCTGGCCCAAAAAGCCGCCGACCTGCACCGCCAGTGGCTGACCTTCCACTGGGATACCTACTCCAAGGAAGCGCATGCCGGAGTGGCGCAAATGTATGTCGATGACGAGCGGTTCACCGCCTACTACGACAAAACCCGCCCGGGCACAGCTAAGTTTCTGAGAGACGCCGTGCATGTATATGCCGGAACGGAGCAGGATTAG
- a CDS encoding 3'-5' exonuclease produces the protein MDYIILDIEFNGRKFASEHPMEVIEIGAVRLDASLQYKDEFSALIRPIYFSTLNSFIKKKTGIPQEDIDVADRFPKVITAFRAWLDQSVDGVLLLTWGGEDMKRIIQDVRMHKMDDAYWLAATYFDLLKGVLRARGLTNDISVEGAMALLGLEPSGSAHRALDDAKMTADIFRAVFPDLDFERSQHYVDTFSNARERKTVKIAIKAMKAQKIVPTWELVAEHYFPGEDALADPRKLAELQAYFAAQLGKK, from the coding sequence GTGGATTATATTATTCTGGACATCGAATTCAACGGCCGCAAATTTGCCAGTGAGCATCCTATGGAGGTCATTGAGATTGGAGCCGTCCGGTTAGATGCTTCACTGCAATATAAGGATGAATTCTCGGCTTTGATCAGGCCCATATACTTCTCCACCCTCAATTCATTTATTAAGAAAAAAACCGGCATCCCCCAAGAGGATATCGACGTTGCCGACCGGTTCCCCAAGGTGATTACCGCCTTCCGGGCCTGGCTGGATCAGAGCGTGGACGGCGTGCTGCTCCTGACTTGGGGCGGCGAGGATATGAAACGGATCATTCAGGATGTGCGCATGCATAAAATGGACGATGCCTACTGGCTGGCCGCCACCTATTTCGATCTGCTCAAAGGCGTGCTGCGCGCCCGCGGCCTCACTAACGATATCAGCGTCGAAGGAGCAATGGCCCTGCTCGGACTGGAGCCTTCCGGCTCCGCGCACCGCGCACTGGACGATGCCAAGATGACTGCGGATATATTCCGCGCCGTCTTCCCCGATCTCGACTTTGAGCGTTCCCAGCACTATGTGGACACCTTCTCCAATGCCAGAGAACGCAAAACCGTCAAGATCGCAATCAAAGCCATGAAGGCGCAAAAGATCGTACCCACCTGGGAGCTGGTGGCCGAGCACTATTTTCCGGGAGAAGACGCTTTGGCCGATCCCCGGAAGCTGGCGGAACTCCAGGCCTATTTTGCGGCACAGCTCGGTAAGAAATAA
- a CDS encoding nuclear transport factor 2 family protein yields the protein MMNVASLSKHICGLEEKLLTPEVRTSPQQLGLLLADEFVEYGSSGRVWHKKDLMGEEGAGMVELTLSEFALHPLSEDAVLATYKTLNAKNGGYTLRSSIWRCRDGLWQMLFHQGTPAAVQE from the coding sequence ATGATGAATGTAGCTTCACTGAGTAAGCATATCTGCGGGCTGGAGGAGAAGCTGCTGACCCCGGAGGTACGCACATCTCCACAGCAGCTTGGGCTGCTGCTTGCGGATGAATTTGTGGAGTATGGCAGCTCCGGCAGGGTGTGGCACAAGAAGGATCTGATGGGTGAAGAGGGGGCGGGGATGGTGGAGCTGACACTAAGTGAGTTTGCGCTCCATCCATTGTCCGAAGATGCTGTGCTGGCGACCTACAAGACCTTGAATGCCAAGAACGGGGGATATACCTTGCGCAGCTCCATTTGGAGGTGCAGGGATGGGCTGTGGCAGATGTTGTTCCATCAAGGGACACCGGCGGCCGTGCAGGAATGA
- a CDS encoding spermidine synthase, with translation MKPWLHLSDEQHGIQVYDTTELYGETGRFRVLQFSGDAIQGALDLDHPRRVVFEYPRAMIHLMEAGEPFFEDVFVIGHGIGTIAGYFAEKRFKIAEVSAEVVELSRQHFGYSQDNVIVGDGRSILEGEPEHCYDYILLDAFTADGTPRHLISSGFFALARSRLNSRGSIIMNLMGRSEKDRLMGAIHTTLSEAFPYIKAFALPSEGTADIRNIIIMGSGRPIRYQARQMAGFVEITLGQGHVIRD, from the coding sequence TTGAAACCATGGTTACACCTATCGGATGAGCAGCACGGAATCCAGGTTTACGATACGACAGAATTATATGGCGAGACAGGCAGATTCCGTGTGCTGCAGTTTTCCGGGGACGCCATTCAGGGCGCCCTTGATCTGGACCACCCCCGGCGGGTGGTCTTCGAATACCCGCGGGCGATGATCCATTTAATGGAGGCGGGCGAGCCCTTTTTCGAGGATGTCTTTGTGATTGGACACGGAATTGGGACCATTGCCGGTTACTTTGCAGAGAAGCGGTTTAAGATAGCCGAGGTGAGTGCGGAGGTTGTGGAGCTGAGCAGGCAGCATTTTGGCTACAGCCAGGATAATGTCATCGTCGGAGACGGGCGCTCCATTCTTGAGGGTGAGCCGGAACACTGCTATGACTACATCCTGCTGGATGCCTTCACCGCTGACGGCACGCCCCGGCATCTGATCTCCAGCGGCTTCTTCGCCCTGGCCCGTTCCAGGCTGAACAGCCGCGGCTCCATCATCATGAACCTGATGGGCCGCAGCGAAAAGGACCGGCTGATGGGTGCCATCCACACGACCCTTAGCGAAGCGTTCCCCTACATCAAGGCTTTCGCCCTCCCTTCGGAAGGCACAGCCGATATCCGCAACATCATTATCATGGGCAGCGGCCGGCCGATCCGCTACCAAGCCCGGCAGATGGCCGGATTTGTAGAAATCACGCTGGGACAAGGCCATGTGATCCGGGACTAA